The following coding sequences are from one Streptomyces sp. NBC_01294 window:
- a CDS encoding SGNH/GDSL hydrolase family protein: MAATTTKLKTIGSYAAIGDSFTEGVGDPGPGESFLGWADRLAVLLADQREEHDFRYANLAVRGKLLDQIVADQLPRAKALAPDLVTFCAGGNDIIRPGSDPDDVAERFEAAVADLTGAVGHVMITTGFDTRGVPVLKHIRGKVATYSAHVRAIADRYDCPVLDLWSLKSVQDRRAWDADRLHLSPEGHTRVALRAAQVLGLEVPADPDQPWPQLRPRGSVDVTRDNIQWAREYLVPWIGRRLRGESSGDHVEAKRPDLLPL; the protein is encoded by the coding sequence GTGGCAGCGACGACGACGAAACTCAAGACCATCGGCTCGTACGCGGCGATCGGGGACAGCTTCACCGAGGGCGTGGGGGACCCGGGACCCGGGGAATCATTTCTCGGCTGGGCGGACCGGCTCGCCGTACTCCTGGCCGACCAGCGCGAAGAGCACGACTTCCGGTATGCGAATCTCGCGGTGCGCGGGAAGCTCCTCGACCAGATCGTGGCCGACCAGCTCCCGCGGGCCAAGGCCCTCGCACCGGACCTGGTCACCTTCTGCGCGGGCGGCAACGACATCATCCGGCCCGGCAGCGACCCGGACGACGTGGCGGAACGGTTCGAGGCGGCCGTGGCCGATCTCACCGGAGCCGTCGGCCACGTCATGATCACCACCGGCTTCGACACCCGCGGGGTGCCCGTCCTCAAGCACATCCGGGGCAAGGTCGCGACGTACAGCGCGCACGTGCGCGCCATCGCCGACCGCTACGACTGCCCGGTGCTCGACCTCTGGTCGCTGAAGTCCGTACAGGACCGGCGGGCCTGGGACGCGGACCGGCTGCACCTTTCGCCCGAGGGCCACACCCGCGTCGCACTGCGCGCCGCACAGGTGCTCGGCCTGGAGGTGCCGGCCGACCCCGACCAGCCGTGGCCGCAGCTGCGTCCGCGCGGCTCGGTGGACGTGACCCGCGACAACATCCAGTGGGCCCGCGAGTACCTGGTGCCGTGGATCGGCCGCCGGCTGCGCGGTGAGTCCTCCGGCGACCACGTCGAGGCGAAGCGGCCGGACCTGCTGCCGCTGTAG
- a CDS encoding LysM peptidoglycan-binding domain-containing M23 family metallopeptidase, protein MPAKGKHRRPKSLSLSRGIAFAGTGGAALALPLMGAAGAQAAGAPAAATAVAPAVAPQVPASLKAAPVAAVQAAPAVYTVLPGDCLSKIAEERNLSGGWEDLYADNREAVGTDPSLIHPGLKLTLGGRGQAAPVEAAPEAAPRPAPKAAAEQAPEQAEQAAPAQPESAPEAPAEQQSASGFVAPLGGGISTNYKVAGSMWSSGYHTGVDFIARAGTTVKAVGAGTVVSSGWAGSYGNEVVIQHADGKYSQYAHLSSLAVSAGQSVTAGQSLGLSGSTGNSTGPHLHFEIRTGPSYGSDIDPVSYLRSKGVTI, encoded by the coding sequence ATGCCTGCAAAGGGTAAGCACCGCCGTCCCAAGTCCCTTTCCCTTTCTCGCGGTATCGCCTTCGCCGGCACCGGCGGCGCGGCCCTCGCGCTGCCGCTGATGGGCGCCGCCGGCGCCCAGGCGGCCGGGGCCCCGGCCGCCGCGACCGCGGTGGCTCCCGCGGTGGCCCCGCAGGTTCCGGCCTCGCTGAAGGCGGCGCCCGTCGCCGCCGTGCAGGCCGCGCCGGCCGTCTACACGGTCCTGCCGGGCGACTGCCTCTCCAAGATCGCCGAAGAGCGCAACCTGTCCGGCGGCTGGGAGGACCTGTACGCCGACAACCGCGAGGCGGTCGGCACCGACCCGTCGCTGATCCACCCGGGTCTGAAGCTGACCCTCGGTGGCCGGGGCCAGGCGGCTCCGGTCGAGGCCGCCCCCGAGGCCGCGCCGCGGCCGGCCCCGAAGGCCGCGGCGGAGCAGGCTCCGGAGCAGGCCGAGCAGGCCGCCCCGGCGCAGCCGGAGTCCGCCCCCGAGGCGCCCGCCGAGCAGCAGTCGGCCTCCGGCTTCGTGGCCCCGCTGGGCGGCGGCATCTCCACGAACTACAAGGTCGCGGGCAGCATGTGGTCCTCCGGCTACCACACCGGAGTCGACTTCATCGCGCGCGCCGGCACCACGGTCAAGGCCGTCGGCGCGGGCACCGTCGTCTCCTCCGGCTGGGCCGGCTCGTACGGCAACGAGGTCGTCATCCAGCACGCGGACGGCAAGTACTCCCAGTACGCCCACCTGTCCTCGCTCGCCGTCTCGGCCGGCCAGAGCGTCACCGCCGGCCAGAGCCTCGGCCTCTCCGGCTCGACCGGCAACTCGACCGGCCCGCACCTCCACTTCGAGATCCGCACGGGCCCGTCGTACGGCTCGGACATCGACCCGGTGAGCTACCTCCGCTCGAAGGGCGTGACCATCTGA